In Jeotgalibacillus aurantiacus, the genomic window CGGGAACAGGACTACCGGCGTTAATTCAAGCGTTTGAAATACAGAAGAAAGCAGCCAAAGCGGGATTTGACTGGGATGATCACGCGGACGCCTGGGATAAATTTGAGGAAGAATGGCAGGAATTTCAGGAAGAAGTTGCGAATGGTAATAAGGAAGAGGCATTAAAGGAATTTGGCGATGTGTTATTTGCGCTCGTAAATGTATCTCGTTTCCACGGTATTTTCCCGGAGGAAGCGCTTATAATGGCGAACCAGAAATTCATCAGCCGGTTTTCTTTTGTGGAAAATAAGGTGAAAGAATCAGGGAAGCCGTTTCAGGCGTTTACGCTTGGCGAGCTGGATGAATTCTGGAATGAAGCGAAAAAACATGGTTTATAAAAGGATGGAGATTACGCATGCGTTTAGATAAATTTTTAAAGGTATCAAGATTAATTAAACGGCGTACACTGGCAAAGGAAGTAGCCGATCAGGGCCGTATTTCAATTAACGGAAATCCGGGGAAAGCGAGCGCTACGGTAAAGGCTGGCGACGAACTCGTGATCCGGTTTGGGCAGCGTGTGGTGACGCTGACGGTGGATCGTCTCGTTGAAACAACGAAAAAAGAAGAAGCGGCGACGATGTATACCATTACAAAAGAAGAACGTGTCAACGAAGAATAAAATCATAACCGGCTGCCCCGCTGCATACAATGAGCTAAGTGATGGTTTTAATCCTATAGCGGGGTGACAGTCGATGCCATATACAACAACTGAAGGTAAAACGCAGAAGAAAGAGCATGAAGTCCGTATGAGCGGCCGGGAGGTTCTGGTGATTTCCGGCGTGCTTCAACTCGACAGCTTTGATAACGAAGAGTTTTTATTGGAAACGGTCATGGGATTTTTATCGGTTAAGGGGAGCGGCCTTCAAATGATTAACCTGGATCTTGATGAAGGACAGGTATCTCTGAAAGGTAAAATTGATGATCTGTTGTATCTGGATCAGACCGGCCGTGAGCCCTCGAAAGGACTGCTAGGAAAGCTGTTTAGATGATTGTCGAAGAGCAGCTTCGCACAGTGGCTTATTTAGCCGGTTCCGGTTTTGTCATCGGGCTTTTCCTGACGCTGTATCACCGGTATATCATCCGGTCAAAACGCTTGCCGGTTCACTTTGTCACGGATGTGATCTTCTGGTGCTGCCAGGCGCTTTTGGTGTTTCTTGTCATGTATTTCCTCAATGGTGTATCTCTCAGACTGTATATGGTTCTTTCGGTTATATTTGGCTTTCTGATCTATCGGAAAGCGGTTCAGGGAACGGCGATCCGGCTGCTCGTTTTGATCGAGAAAACGGTTCGTCTCACATGGCGGATTCTCTTTGCACCGGTACGATGGTTATGGTTCCTTTTAAAGATGATTTGTCGATTTTTGCTTGCTGTCATCCTCCTTTTACTCACGCCCTTTCAACCTTTTTTCCAATTTTCACGTAAAAAAAGTACATTTTTTGCGAAAAAGATAAAATTGTGGCTGAATCTGTTATATAATAGGGAATAACAAAGAGTCCAGTCAATGTGGTTCGTAAAAAAGGAGGAAAGCAGCTGTTTATGGGGAAACCGCGCAGAAATGTCACATCACTCGAAAACCAGTATACTGCTGAACAGGCAAAGATTGAGCATCACAGGCAATCGCACAAAAAGAGACTGATTCGACGATTATCCGTTTTTGCTGTATTTGCGGTAATCGTAAGCGGATTGCTTATTT contains:
- a CDS encoding RNA-binding S4 domain-containing protein, which translates into the protein MRLDKFLKVSRLIKRRTLAKEVADQGRISINGNPGKASATVKAGDELVIRFGQRVVTLTVDRLVETTKKEEAATMYTITKEERVNEE
- the yabQ gene encoding spore cortex biosynthesis protein YabQ produces the protein MIVEEQLRTVAYLAGSGFVIGLFLTLYHRYIIRSKRLPVHFVTDVIFWCCQALLVFLVMYFLNGVSLRLYMVLSVIFGFLIYRKAVQGTAIRLLVLIEKTVRLTWRILFAPVRWLWFLLKMICRFLLAVILLLLTPFQPFFQFSRKKSTFFAKKIKLWLNLLYNRE
- the yabP gene encoding sporulation protein YabP, which produces MPYTTTEGKTQKKEHEVRMSGREVLVISGVLQLDSFDNEEFLLETVMGFLSVKGSGLQMINLDLDEGQVSLKGKIDDLLYLDQTGREPSKGLLGKLFR